Proteins encoded within one genomic window of Dyadobacter chenhuakuii:
- a CDS encoding NAD(P)H-quinone oxidoreductase, which produces MKAIIISQPGGPEVLQIEERPMPQPAANQVLIKVYAAGINRPDVFQRKGNYPPPAWAPQDIPGLEVAGIIEQVGHDVADWKKGDAVCALLPGGGYADYAVAQAGHCLPVPGGFDFVQAASLPETVFTVWHNAFQRGGLKSGDNFLVHGGTSGIGITAIQLAKAWGAKVFATAGSEEKCSACVTLGADICINYKTDDFEEKLKNEGIDVILDMVGGDYIPKNIRLLREDGRLVFINTMKGGKLEGTEVDFGMIMKKRLTITGSTLRNRSDEFKTALAKEIRANVWPIIESGDFKTVIAAQFPLNEASKAQALMETSGHIGKIVLVNDWES; this is translated from the coding sequence ATGAAAGCCATTATAATCTCGCAGCCCGGCGGCCCGGAAGTGCTTCAAATAGAGGAACGGCCAATGCCTCAACCGGCTGCTAACCAAGTCCTGATCAAGGTTTATGCGGCAGGGATCAACCGTCCCGACGTGTTTCAGCGGAAGGGAAATTATCCGCCGCCGGCATGGGCGCCACAGGATATTCCGGGACTGGAAGTTGCTGGAATTATTGAGCAGGTTGGGCATGATGTTGCTGATTGGAAAAAAGGCGATGCCGTTTGTGCATTGCTGCCAGGAGGCGGTTATGCGGATTATGCGGTTGCGCAAGCAGGCCACTGTCTGCCTGTTCCCGGCGGCTTCGATTTCGTGCAGGCGGCTTCCCTTCCGGAAACGGTTTTTACGGTTTGGCACAATGCATTTCAAAGGGGCGGTTTAAAAAGCGGCGACAATTTCCTGGTTCATGGTGGCACAAGCGGAATCGGGATTACGGCCATTCAGCTTGCAAAAGCCTGGGGCGCAAAGGTTTTTGCGACGGCTGGCTCGGAGGAAAAATGCAGTGCTTGCGTTACGCTGGGTGCGGATATTTGTATTAACTACAAAACCGATGATTTTGAAGAAAAGCTGAAAAATGAAGGCATAGACGTCATTCTGGATATGGTAGGCGGTGATTATATTCCTAAAAATATCCGGTTACTGCGGGAAGATGGGCGGCTTGTTTTTATCAACACCATGAAAGGCGGCAAGCTCGAAGGCACCGAAGTAGATTTCGGCATGATCATGAAAAAGCGCCTGACAATCACCGGCAGCACGCTACGCAATAGAAGCGATGAATTCAAAACGGCACTTGCGAAGGAAATAAGGGCGAATGTTTGGCCGATTATAGAAAGCGGAGATTTCAAAACCGTTATAGCAGCTCAATTTCCATTAAACGAAGCCTCAAAAGCACAGGCATTAATGGAAACGAGCGGGCATATCGGGAAAATTGTCCTGGTTAATGATTGGGAGTCGTAA
- a CDS encoding alpha/beta fold hydrolase: MLSNINISHICLTIYLTVRSAEIFGQSTLNGANRPLEKSFVANLGNEHTLSAGTANTHQRPTAPDNDKMNLYFLSGLGADKRVFSKLELDDRFAVHYIDWIEPLKKESITDYAGRLVSQIDTTRPFQLVGLSFGGIVASELAHIVHPEQIVIISSTPTGVPVSKFYQGLTKFLLLSPFAAPFLKSTNTFTYKFFGADTPELKSLLKSILHDTDSRFLKWALVRMGSWKRQDNLENLYHIHGTADKLIPIKMVKPDVSIDGAGHLMVYAQAKQISDILNKKLSDNWVTTPNH; this comes from the coding sequence ATGCTTTCGAATATCAACATTTCCCACATTTGCCTGACCATCTATCTAACGGTTCGGAGCGCCGAAATTTTCGGTCAGTCTACGTTAAATGGTGCGAACCGACCGTTAGAAAAATCGTTTGTAGCAAATTTAGGAAATGAGCATACTTTATCGGCTGGAACGGCGAATACGCACCAACGACCAACAGCGCCGGACAACGATAAAATGAATCTCTACTTTTTGAGCGGCTTAGGCGCTGATAAACGTGTTTTCAGCAAATTGGAACTGGACGACCGTTTTGCGGTACATTATATAGATTGGATAGAACCATTAAAAAAGGAAAGTATAACAGATTATGCGGGCAGGCTCGTTTCACAAATTGACACAACCCGTCCCTTCCAGTTGGTAGGCTTATCATTTGGCGGGATTGTCGCCTCAGAACTTGCACATATCGTTCATCCAGAGCAGATTGTCATCATTTCTAGCACACCAACCGGCGTCCCGGTTTCAAAATTTTATCAGGGGTTAACCAAATTTTTGTTACTAAGCCCATTCGCAGCTCCGTTTTTGAAATCAACCAATACATTTACCTATAAATTTTTCGGTGCGGATACACCCGAGCTGAAATCGCTGCTGAAATCCATTTTACACGACACCGACAGCCGTTTTTTAAAATGGGCTTTGGTAAGAATGGGCAGCTGGAAAAGACAGGACAATCTGGAAAACCTGTATCACATTCACGGCACCGCCGATAAATTGATCCCGATAAAAATGGTGAAACCCGATGTGTCAATCGATGGCGCCGGACATTTGATGGTATACGCGCAGGCAAAACAGATTTCAGATATTTTGAATAAGAAATTAAGCGACAACTGGGTTACGACTCCCAATCATTAA